Proteins encoded within one genomic window of Onychostoma macrolepis isolate SWU-2019 chromosome 11, ASM1243209v1, whole genome shotgun sequence:
- the LOC131549252 gene encoding MYG1 exonuclease-like, whose product MNALRWSLTHVFLNKAVLRKRKMKIGTHNGTFHCDEVLACFLLRQLPEYKDAEILRSRDASLLKQCDVVVDVGGEYDPSQQHYDHHQRSFVESFHSLCPEKPWVTKLSSAGLIYLHFGRRVLSQLTELKQDEPQLEVLYDKMYENFVEEVDAVDNGISQCDGEVRYSISTTLSARVGYLNPHWNSTDQDTEEGFRKALALVGVEFKDRLDFYMKAWLPAREIVQKAVQTRYQVDPSGELLLLAQGGCPWKEHLFALEKELKVDVPIKFVLYSDQNGHWRVQCVPAGLNTFQNRLSLLEEWRGVRDEALSELSGIPDCIFVHASGFIGGNRTQDGALEMAKRTLQTAPRPLPK is encoded by the exons ATGAACGCGCTGCGCTGGTCGCTCACTCACGTGTTTCTGAATAAAGCTGTTCtgaggaagaggaagatgaaGATCGGGACTCATAACGGCACTTTTCACTGCGATGAAGTTCTGGCGTGTTTCCTTCTGCGACAGCTGCCGGAATACAAG GATGCAGAGATCCTCCGCAGCAGAGACGCGTCGCTCCTGAAGCAGTGTGATGTTGTGGTGGATGTCGGAGGAGAATATGATCCCAGTCAGCAGCACTATGACCATCATCAGAG GTCTTTTGTGGAGAGTTTCCACAGCTTGTGTCCAGAGAAGCCCTGGGTGACCAAGCTGAGCTCGGCGGGGTTGATTTACCTTCACTTCGGCAGAAGAGTTCTCTCGCAGCTGACGGAGCTGAAGCAGGACGAGCCGCAGCTGGAGGTCCTGTATGACAAG ATGTACGAGAACTTCGTGGAGGAGGTGGATGCGGTGGATAACGGGATCAGTCAGTGTGATGGAGAGGTGCGTTACTCCATCAGCACCACCCTCAGCGCTCGCGTCGGCTATCTCAACCCTCACTGGAACAGCACCGACCAGGACACCGAG GAGGGCTTCCGTAAAGCCCTGGCTCTTGTAGGAGTAGAATTCAAGGACCGTTTGGATTTCTATATGAAGGCCTGGCTGCCGGCGAGAGAGATCGTGCAGAAAGCTGTTCAGACCAGATATCAG GTGGATCCGAGCGgagagctgctgctgctggctCAGGGTGGCTGTCCCTGGAAAGAGCATCTGTTTGCGCTGGAGAAGGAGCTGAAGGTGGACGTGCCCATCAAGTTTGTGCTGTACTCGGATCAGAACGGACACTGGAGAGTCCAGTGTGTCCCGGCCGGACTCAACACCTTCCAGAACAG ATTGAGTCTCCTGGAGGAATGGCGAGGGGTGCGGGACGAGGCGCTGTCGGAGCTGAGCGGGATCCCCGACTGCATCTTCGTTCACGCCAGCGGCTTCATCGGAGGGAACCGCACACAGGACGGAGCGCTGGAGATGGCCAAGAGAACGCTGCAGACCGCACCCAGACCTTTACCCAAATAA